A region from the Rosa rugosa chromosome 6, drRosRugo1.1, whole genome shotgun sequence genome encodes:
- the LOC133715964 gene encoding cytochrome P450 CYP749A22-like isoform X1 → MSSLGGLVFILLSILFLFLLLVLIKIFHKLWWNPTRIQKLMALQGIKGPSYRFIHGNTKEISSMQKEAMSRPKSLSHDIFSHVQPHFYLWSRAYGKNFLQWHGSRAQLVITEPELCKEILNNKDRTFLKTDFPIFMKKLLGDGLVTTEGEKWGRMRKLANSAFHGESLKSLIPATIASAELMLERWKSHEEGKEIEIFEEFRLLTSEVISRTAFGSSYSEGKSIFDMLMKLALLTFKNAFKARIPIISNIFKTSDDIEAQKLEKGVHDSIIEIVKKREQKAMTMSEEEKSFGSDFLGLLMKAHHDVDGNQRITVDDLVDECKTFYFAGQETTSSLLAWTVFLLALHTDWQKEARKEVLQLFGKQTPNPDDISKLKTMGMIINESLRLYPPVVSIYRKVAREVRLGKLLVPADLEILIPCLALQHEPQFWGQDVELFKPERFSEGVAKATNNNMATFLPFGMGPRNCVGYNFATTEAKIALAMILQRYAFTLSPCYVHSPFRLLTVRPQHGIQVMLHSL, encoded by the exons ATGAGTTCTTTGGGAGGCCTAGTATTCATTCTTTTAAGCATTCTGTTTTTGTTCCTTCTCTTAGTTCTGATCAAGATCTTTCACAAACTATGGTGGAATCCGACTCGCATACAGAAGCTGATGGCTTTGCAAGGAATCAAAGGTCCTTCTTACAGATTTATCCATGGAAATACTAAAGAAATCTCCAGCATGCAAAAGGAAGCCATGAGCAGGCCCAAAAGTTTGTCACATGATATATTTTCTCATGTTCAACCTCATTTCTACTTATGGAGCAGGGCATATG GGAAGAATTTTCTTCAATGGCATGGTTCTCGAGCTCAATTGGTCATTACAGAACCTGAGTTGTGCAAAGAGATACTAAATAACAAAGACAGAACTTTCTTGAAAACCGATTTCCCAATATTTATGAAGAAGCTATTGGGAGATGGACTTGTTACAACTGAAGGTGAAAAATGGGGAAGAATGCGAAAGCTGGCCAACTCTGCCTTCCATGGAGAGAGCTTAAAG AGTCTGATTCCTGCAACTATAGCTAGTGCTGAGTTGATGCTAGAGAGGTGGAAAAGTCATGAAGAAGGGAAAGAGATCGAGATATTTGAAGAATTTAGGTTGTTGACATCAGAAGTGATTTCCAGAACAGCATTTGGCAGCAGCTACTCAGAAGGGAAGAGCATTTTTGACATGTTGATGAAGTTAGCCTTATTAACATTCAAAAATGCTTTCAAAGCTAGGATTCCTATCATCAG TAACATTTTCAAAACCAGCGATGATATTGAAGCACAGAAGCTTGAGAAAGGAGTACATGACTCCATAATAGAGATTGTCAAGAAAAGAGAACAGAAGGCAATGACTATGAGTGAGGAAGAAAAAAGTTTTGGGAGTGATTTTCTTGGATTACTTATGAAAGCTCATCATGATGTCGATGGCAACCAGAGGATTACAGTGGATGATCTAGTTGATGAGTGCAAGACATTTTACTTTGCTGGACAAGAAACCACCAGCAGTTTGCTAGCTTGGACTGTGTTTCTTCTGGCACTCCATACAGATTGGCAAAAGGAAGCAAGAAAAGAAGTCCTGCAATTATTTGGCAAACAAACTCCAAACCCTGATGACATTTCCAAATTAAAAACA ATGGGTATGATCATCAATGAGTCTCTAAGGTTATATCCTCCTGTTGTGTCCATTTATAGGAAAGTCGCACGAGAAGTTAGACTCGGAAAACTCCTTGTTCCAGCTGATCTTGAAATTCTTATTCCATGTTTGGCCCTTCAGCATGAGCCTCAATTCTGGGGACAAGATGTGGAATTGTTCAAACCAGAGAGATTCTCAGAAGGGGTTGCTAAAGCTACCAACAATAACATGGCCACATTCTTACCCTTTGgaatgggacctagaaattgtgTGGGATACAACTTTGCAACCACTGAAGCCAAGATTGCTCTGGCAATGATTCTACAACGCTACGCCTTCACACTTTCCCCGTGTTATGTTCACTCACCCTTTCGGCTTCTTACAGTTCGGCCACAACATGGAATTCAAGTAATGCTACACTCACTGTGA
- the LOC133715964 gene encoding cytochrome P450 CYP749A22-like isoform X2, producing MALQGIKGPSYRFIHGNTKEISSMQKEAMSRPKSLSHDIFSHVQPHFYLWSRAYGKNFLQWHGSRAQLVITEPELCKEILNNKDRTFLKTDFPIFMKKLLGDGLVTTEGEKWGRMRKLANSAFHGESLKSLIPATIASAELMLERWKSHEEGKEIEIFEEFRLLTSEVISRTAFGSSYSEGKSIFDMLMKLALLTFKNAFKARIPIISNIFKTSDDIEAQKLEKGVHDSIIEIVKKREQKAMTMSEEEKSFGSDFLGLLMKAHHDVDGNQRITVDDLVDECKTFYFAGQETTSSLLAWTVFLLALHTDWQKEARKEVLQLFGKQTPNPDDISKLKTMGMIINESLRLYPPVVSIYRKVAREVRLGKLLVPADLEILIPCLALQHEPQFWGQDVELFKPERFSEGVAKATNNNMATFLPFGMGPRNCVGYNFATTEAKIALAMILQRYAFTLSPCYVHSPFRLLTVRPQHGIQVMLHSL from the exons ATGGCTTTGCAAGGAATCAAAGGTCCTTCTTACAGATTTATCCATGGAAATACTAAAGAAATCTCCAGCATGCAAAAGGAAGCCATGAGCAGGCCCAAAAGTTTGTCACATGATATATTTTCTCATGTTCAACCTCATTTCTACTTATGGAGCAGGGCATATG GGAAGAATTTTCTTCAATGGCATGGTTCTCGAGCTCAATTGGTCATTACAGAACCTGAGTTGTGCAAAGAGATACTAAATAACAAAGACAGAACTTTCTTGAAAACCGATTTCCCAATATTTATGAAGAAGCTATTGGGAGATGGACTTGTTACAACTGAAGGTGAAAAATGGGGAAGAATGCGAAAGCTGGCCAACTCTGCCTTCCATGGAGAGAGCTTAAAG AGTCTGATTCCTGCAACTATAGCTAGTGCTGAGTTGATGCTAGAGAGGTGGAAAAGTCATGAAGAAGGGAAAGAGATCGAGATATTTGAAGAATTTAGGTTGTTGACATCAGAAGTGATTTCCAGAACAGCATTTGGCAGCAGCTACTCAGAAGGGAAGAGCATTTTTGACATGTTGATGAAGTTAGCCTTATTAACATTCAAAAATGCTTTCAAAGCTAGGATTCCTATCATCAG TAACATTTTCAAAACCAGCGATGATATTGAAGCACAGAAGCTTGAGAAAGGAGTACATGACTCCATAATAGAGATTGTCAAGAAAAGAGAACAGAAGGCAATGACTATGAGTGAGGAAGAAAAAAGTTTTGGGAGTGATTTTCTTGGATTACTTATGAAAGCTCATCATGATGTCGATGGCAACCAGAGGATTACAGTGGATGATCTAGTTGATGAGTGCAAGACATTTTACTTTGCTGGACAAGAAACCACCAGCAGTTTGCTAGCTTGGACTGTGTTTCTTCTGGCACTCCATACAGATTGGCAAAAGGAAGCAAGAAAAGAAGTCCTGCAATTATTTGGCAAACAAACTCCAAACCCTGATGACATTTCCAAATTAAAAACA ATGGGTATGATCATCAATGAGTCTCTAAGGTTATATCCTCCTGTTGTGTCCATTTATAGGAAAGTCGCACGAGAAGTTAGACTCGGAAAACTCCTTGTTCCAGCTGATCTTGAAATTCTTATTCCATGTTTGGCCCTTCAGCATGAGCCTCAATTCTGGGGACAAGATGTGGAATTGTTCAAACCAGAGAGATTCTCAGAAGGGGTTGCTAAAGCTACCAACAATAACATGGCCACATTCTTACCCTTTGgaatgggacctagaaattgtgTGGGATACAACTTTGCAACCACTGAAGCCAAGATTGCTCTGGCAATGATTCTACAACGCTACGCCTTCACACTTTCCCCGTGTTATGTTCACTCACCCTTTCGGCTTCTTACAGTTCGGCCACAACATGGAATTCAAGTAATGCTACACTCACTGTGA
- the LOC133715965 gene encoding cytochrome P450 CYP749A22-like, producing the protein MAVQGIHGPSYRLIYGNTKEISNMQKEAMSRSINLSHDIFPRVQPHIHSWTKSYGKNYHQWYVFDLLVVTEPELCREILNNKDGVFPKQKPSNFMKKLVGDCISITEGEKWAKLRKLSNHAFHGKSLTNMFPDMIASADTMVERWKNHEGKEIDVYEEFRLFTSEVISRTAFGSSYLEGQNIFEMMMKFYPLLFKSLLKVRFPGMSKVFRTSDEIESDKLEKEIRDSIMEIVKKREQKAVTMGGEEESLGSDFLGLLLKAHHGANEKNWISMKELVEECRVFYFAGQETTNTLLAWTVVLLGRHQEWQEEARKEVLQLFGKQNPNPDGISKLKIMSMIINETLRLYTPGDLMGRTVAREARLGKLLLPANVELLVLPLALHHDPQLWGQDAALFKPRIIWPHSCHLDWDLECVWV; encoded by the exons ATGGCCGTGCAGGGAATTCATGGTCCTTCTTACAGACTTATTTATGGGAACACCAAGGAAATCTCCAACATGCAAAAGGAAGCGATGAGCAGGTCCATAAATCTGTCACATGATATATTTCCTAGAGTTCAACCTCATATTCACTCATGGACCAAGAGCTATG GGAAGAATTATCATCAATGGTATGTCTTCGACCTATTGGTGGTTACAGAACCTGAATTGTGCAGAGAGATCCTCAATAACAAAGATGGGGTTTTTCCAAAACAGAAGCCTAGTAACTTTATGAAGAAGCTGGTAGGAGATTGCATTTCCATCACAGAAGGTGAAAAGTGGGCAAAGTTGAGAAAGTTGTCCAACCATGCCTTTCATGGAAAGAGCTTAACA AATATGTTCCCAGACATGATAGCTAGTGCCGACACGATGGTAGAAAGGTGGAAAAATCATGAAGGGAAGGAAATTGATGTGTATGAAGAATTTAGATTGTTCACTTCGGAAGTGATATCTAGGACAGCATTTGGCAGCAGCTACTTAGAAGGACAGAACATTTTTGAAATGATGATGAAGTTTTACCCTTTATTGTTCAAAAGCCTTCTCAAAGTCAGGTTTCCTGGAATGAG CAAGGTTTTTAGAACCAGTGATGAGATTGAATCAGACAAGCTTGAGAAAGAAATACGGGACTCCATAATGGAGATAGTTAAGAAAAGAGAACAAAAGGCAGTGACTATGGGTGGGGAAGAAGAAAGCTTGGGAAGTGATTTTCTAGGATTGCTTTTGAAGGCTCATCATGGTGCCAATGAGAAGAATTGGATTTCAATGAAGGAATTAGTTGAAGAGTGCAGGGTTTTTTACTTTGCTGGACAAGAGACCACTAATACTCTACTTGCTTGGACTGTTGTTCTTCTGGGACGACATCAAGAATGGCAAGAGGAAGCGAGAAAAGAAGTCCTACAATTATTTGggaaacaaaatccaaatcctGATGGcatttcaaaactcaaaata ATGAGCATGATCATCAATGAGACTCTAAGGTTGTATACTCCTGGTGATCTGATGGGAAGGACAGTTGCAAGGGAAGCTAGACTGGGAAAACTCCTACTTCCTGCAAATGTTGAATTGCTTGTCCTACCTTTAGCACTTCACCATGATCCTCAGTTATGGGGACAAGATGCTGCACTTTTTAAACCAAGGATAATATGGCCTCATTCATGCCATTTGGATTGGGACCTAGAATGTGTGTGGGTATGA
- the LOC133716427 gene encoding heat shock 70 kDa protein 6, chloroplastic-like codes for MTSNVQEVSGRFFDYIVVGGGTGSYPLAATLSEKFSVLLVERGGSPYGDPFILEEKVKTPVENSLRNAKLSFKDLDEVILVGGSTRIPAVQELVRKLTGKEPNVTVNPDEVVALGAAVQAGVLAGDVSDIVLLDVTPLSLGLETLGGVMTKIIPRNTTLPTSKSEVFSMAADGQTSVEINVLQGEREFVRDNKSLGSFCLDGIPPAPRGVPQIEVKFDIDANGILSVAAIDKGTNKHQDITITGASTLPNDEC; via the exons ATGACTTCAAATGTCCAAGAAGTATCCGGTAGGTTCTTCGACTACATTGTGGTTGGAGGAGGCACTGGCAGCTACCCCCTAGCTGCAACCTTGTCTGAGAAATTCTCAGTGCTGTTGGTGGAACGAGGTGGCTCGCCTTACGGAGACCCCTTCATCTTAGAGGAGAA AGTTAAAACACCAGTTGAAAATTCCTTGAGGAATGCAAAGCTCTCCTTCAAAGACCTAGATGAGGTAATACTTGTTGGTGGTTCAACACGTATACCTGCTGTTCAAGAGCTTGTCAGGAAGTTGACGGGGAAGGAACCAAATGTTACAGTCAATCCTGATGAAGTTGTTGCCCTTGGTGCTGCAGTTCAG GCTGGTGTATTAGCTGGAGATGTAAGCGACATTGTATTGTTGGATGTGACACCACTGTCACTGGGTTTGGAGACCCTTGGTGGTGTCATGACAAAGATCATCCCAAGAAACACCACTCTACCTACCTCTAAGTCAGAGGTATTCTCAATGGCTGCGGATGGGCAGACAAGTGTAGAGATCAATGTTCTTCAAGGGGAGAGAGAATTTGTTAGAGATAACAAATCTCTTGGTAGCTTCTGTCTAGATGGTATTCCGCCTGCACCACGTGGGGTTCCTCAAATTGAAGTGAAGTTTGACATTGATGCCAATGGTATACTCTCCGTCGCTGCTATTGACAAGGGCACAAACAAACATCAGGATATTACCATTACTGGTGCTAGCACCCTGCCTAATGATGAG tgttga
- the LOC133718370 gene encoding protein WUSCHEL-like, with product MYSSIFTSSHLMTQEPRTLQLMELQTPQQMEPQQQQPTEEGGNTQAAGSSANMDFWRSRTRWIPTPEQIRILKDLYYVKGFKCPSTEHIHEICLQLNQYGHVEGKNIYFWFQNVRAREKQMNRCNQAAPVPMGTSSLGTGGSIDLNFGSTGSTGAGGSIDINFGPAGGSIDINFGSTSSTDDGRSIDLNFGSTYSTGGQTSLQQRGGDHQEVQTLPLFPVHGEDVFGNLKTTSEEGSAFGYYSGGSGGYHSGSNVSLELSLNPSGAAD from the exons atgtattcctcgatattcacatcctctcacctcatgacccaagagccacgaactctgcaactaatggagctccaaaccccgcaacaaatggaaccacaacaacagcaaccaacagaggagggaggaaacacccaagcagctggaagtagtgccaacatggatttctggcgaagccgtaccagatggattcctactccagaacaaataagaatcctcaaggatctttactacgtcaagggatttaagtgcccatctacagagcacattcacgagatctgcctccagctgaaccagtatggacatgttgagggtaagaacatttacttttggttccagaacgtcagggctcgagagaagcagatgaataggtgtaatcaggctgctccagtgcccatgggaactagttctcttggtactggtggatccatcgatctcaattttgggtccactggttctactggtgctggtggatccatcgacatcaattttgggccagctggtggatccatcgacatcaattttgggtccactagttctactgatgatggtagatccattgatctcaactttggttccacctattctactg gaggacaaacatccctacaacaacgaggaggagatcaccaggaggttcaaactcttcctctgttccccgtgcacggcgaggacgtctttggtaacctgaagactacttccgaggaaggtagcgcatttggttactattctggtggctcaggcggttaccacagtggctcaaacgtttctcttgagctcagcctcaacccatccggagctgctgactag